Below is a genomic region from Rouxiella chamberiensis.
GACGGCAATCCTTGGCATTGTATGCACCGCTCAGGATGCCGATGCGACGGCCTTTCCCCTAAATACTCCGGTACTGCTGACCAACGTTCAGGCGGGCATTGCCAAGGCTGGCACTAAAGGCACGTTGGCTACGGCGCTGCAAGCCATTGCCGATCAGTGTAAGCCGGTGACCGTGGTTGTTCGTGTGGCTGAGGGCGCGACCGACGCGGAAACTATTTCCAATGTCATTGGCAAAACGGATGAAAACGGGCGCTATACCGGCATGAAAGCGTTGCTCAGTGCGCAGACCGAGTGCGGCGTTAAGCCTCGCATTTTGGGCGTGCCAGGCCTTGACCCTCTGGAAGTGGCAACGGCGTTGGCTTCGGTCTGTCAGCAGCTGCGCGCCTTTGGTTATATTTCCGCATGGGGATGTAAAACCCTGTCCGAAGCCATCGCCTACCGTGACAATTTTAGTCAGCGCGAACTTATGCTGATTTGGCCGGATTTTATCAGTTTCAATACTACGGCCAACAAGTCAGAAACGGCGTATGCCGTATCGCGGGCAATGGGCCTGCGCGCCAAAATCGACCAGGACACCGGCTGGCACAAAACCCTGTCAAACGTCGGCATCAATGGCGTTACCGGCGTTTCGGCCAGTGTGTTTTGGGATCTGCAAACTGTCGGAACCGATGCCGACCTGCTTAATCAGGCCTGCGTTACCACGCTTATTCGCAAGGATGGTTTCCGTTTTTGGGGGAACCGTACCTGTTCGGATGATCCATTGTTCCAGTTTGAGAACTACACCCGCACCGCACAGGTGATTGCGGATACGATGGCCGAGGCGCATTTATGGGCCAACGACAAGCCCATGACGCCAACGCTGGTCAAAGACGTGATTGAAGGCATCAACGCCAAATTTCGCGAGCTGGTCAACGCCGGTTATCTGCTGGGTGCAACTGCTTGGTATGACGAAAGCGCCAACGATAAAGACACCCTCAAGGCGGGCAAGTTGTTTATAGATTACGACTACACGCCCGTGCCGCCACTCGAAGATCTCACGCTGCGCCAGCGCATCACCGATACCTATCTGGCTGATTTCGCTGCGTCCGTTAACAGCAATTAAGGAGCCTTGAATCATGGCTTTGCCTAGAAAATTAAAGATGTTGAACCTGTTCAACGATGCCAACAGTTATCAGGGCGTGGTGTCCTCAATTACGCTGCCAAAACTGACCCGCAAGCTGGAAAACTATCGCGGCGGCGGCATGAACGGGGCCGCGCCGGTTGACCTTGGGCTGGATGATGACGCACTGGCGGTCGAGTGGTCGATGGGCGGTATTGACGATCTGGTGCTCAAGCAGTGGGGGAGCGCCCAAATTGCGGGCGTGCCGCTGCGCTTTGCTGGCTCCTATCAACGCGACGACACCGGCGAGACAACGGCGGTCGAAGTGGTGATGCGCGGACGCCACAAGGAAATCGACATGGGTGAGAAAAAGCAGGGCGAAGACACCGAAACCAAAGTTTCTACGCAATGTACGTATTACAAACTCACCTGGGGCGGTCAGGAGCTGCTCGAGATCGACACTATCAACATG
It encodes:
- a CDS encoding phage tail sheath protein, whose translation is MADYHHGVRVVEINDGTRTISTVSTAILGIVCTAQDADATAFPLNTPVLLTNVQAGIAKAGTKGTLATALQAIADQCKPVTVVVRVAEGATDAETISNVIGKTDENGRYTGMKALLSAQTECGVKPRILGVPGLDPLEVATALASVCQQLRAFGYISAWGCKTLSEAIAYRDNFSQRELMLIWPDFISFNTTANKSETAYAVSRAMGLRAKIDQDTGWHKTLSNVGINGVTGVSASVFWDLQTVGTDADLLNQACVTTLIRKDGFRFWGNRTCSDDPLFQFENYTRTAQVIADTMAEAHLWANDKPMTPTLVKDVIEGINAKFRELVNAGYLLGATAWYDESANDKDTLKAGKLFIDYDYTPVPPLEDLTLRQRITDTYLADFAASVNSN
- a CDS encoding phage major tail tube protein produces the protein MALPRKLKMLNLFNDANSYQGVVSSITLPKLTRKLENYRGGGMNGAAPVDLGLDDDALAVEWSMGGIDDLVLKQWGSAQIAGVPLRFAGSYQRDDTGETTAVEVVMRGRHKEIDMGEKKQGEDTETKVSTQCTYYKLTWGGQELLEIDTINMIEKVNGVDLLAEHRKNIGL